In one Natronosalvus amylolyticus genomic region, the following are encoded:
- a CDS encoding DUF1611 domain-containing protein has product MRLAILAHEKFPERAKTGLGVLRYSDDEIVAVLDRDNPGREVTDFVADVQNAPIVSSMADLDVERIDALLIGISPIGGAFDESWREDVRTALEAGCDLIAGLHYFLSDDEEFAALADEHGCDIWDVRKPHDELTVAEGVARDLDAEIILTVGTDCSVGKMTTTMELARDAREAGYDAAVIPTGQTGIMIEGWGNPVDRVVSDFTAGAVEEMLIEKADEYEYLFVEGQGSIVHPAYSGVTCGILHGAMPDSLVLCHRANQDVIHSYESYSMPPLQTYVDIYESLAAPVHPASVRAGALNTAGLEEEAAREAIEDYGAALGPDVPVTDVIREGTDDLLEVLL; this is encoded by the coding sequence ATGCGACTGGCAATCCTCGCCCACGAGAAGTTCCCCGAACGCGCCAAAACCGGCCTCGGCGTGCTCCGGTACAGTGACGACGAGATCGTCGCTGTCCTCGACCGTGACAATCCCGGCCGGGAAGTCACCGACTTCGTCGCGGACGTACAGAACGCCCCTATCGTCTCGAGTATGGCCGACCTCGACGTCGAGCGCATCGACGCCCTCCTCATCGGTATCTCTCCGATCGGCGGTGCGTTCGACGAAAGCTGGCGCGAGGACGTCCGGACGGCGCTCGAAGCGGGCTGTGACCTGATCGCCGGCCTCCATTATTTCCTGAGCGACGACGAGGAGTTCGCCGCGCTGGCAGACGAACACGGCTGTGACATCTGGGACGTGCGAAAACCGCACGACGAGTTGACCGTCGCCGAAGGCGTCGCTCGCGATCTGGACGCCGAAATCATCCTGACCGTCGGCACCGACTGCTCGGTCGGCAAGATGACGACGACGATGGAACTCGCTCGAGACGCCCGCGAGGCGGGCTACGACGCGGCTGTGATTCCAACCGGACAGACCGGCATTATGATCGAAGGCTGGGGGAACCCCGTCGACCGGGTCGTCAGCGATTTCACCGCCGGTGCGGTCGAGGAGATGCTGATCGAGAAAGCCGACGAGTACGAGTATCTGTTCGTCGAGGGACAGGGGAGCATCGTACATCCGGCCTACTCCGGAGTGACCTGTGGCATCCTCCACGGCGCGATGCCCGACTCGCTCGTGTTGTGTCACCGGGCGAACCAGGACGTGATTCACAGTTACGAGTCCTATTCGATGCCACCACTGCAGACCTACGTCGATATCTACGAGAGCCTGGCCGCACCTGTCCATCCGGCGAGTGTCCGCGCGGGGGCACTGAACACTGCCGGCCTCGAGGAGGAGGCCGCACGCGAAGCGATCGAAGACTACGGTGCGGCCCTGGGCCCGGACGTTCCCGTTACCGACGTCATTCGCGAGGGCACCGACGACCTGCTCGAGGTGTTGCTATGA
- a CDS encoding ubiquitin-like small modifier protein 1, protein MTTATAIEWKLFADLAEHAGTRTVTLEIDPETDTVGDALDALLEDRPDLAERVLDGGELRSQINVLRNGADVRSQEDGLETPLEGGDELALFPPVSGG, encoded by the coding sequence ATGACAACGGCGACCGCAATCGAGTGGAAACTGTTCGCCGACCTGGCCGAACACGCCGGCACGCGAACGGTCACGCTCGAGATCGATCCCGAAACCGACACCGTGGGTGACGCGCTCGATGCGCTGCTCGAGGACCGGCCGGATCTGGCCGAGCGCGTCCTCGACGGTGGCGAACTGCGCTCACAGATCAACGTGCTTCGAAACGGAGCCGACGTCCGGAGTCAGGAAGACGGCCTCGAGACGCCACTCGAGGGCGGTGACGAACTCGCGCTGTTCCCGCCGGTCAGCGGCGGATGA
- a CDS encoding DUF418 domain-containing protein: MSGETRPTPPSERLVSLDALRGFALLGILVVNSWVFAMPEATLANPTVYGDFTGVNYWAWFVGHVFAQQKFITIFTLLFGAGIILFLEGDKGGYSPAMLYVRRMGLLVVFGLAHAYLLWYGDILVAYGLCAFAVVLLRPLPAWALTVTGIALVAVPSLVEGVAGLVVDPATIASSWQPAPETLQREVAAYQGSWADQLEHRVPTAFQRQTTGLLSYTGLRVSGTMLLGMALYRWGVLTNRRSSRFYGWLVLGGASVGLATILTGVWYIEAANWAPEAALFWRQFNYWGSFALAGAYVGGVMLYSRWRPKGPLTRALAAVGRTAFSNYILQTVLATAIFYGHGLGLFGQVSRVEILGVVVAIWLVQVAASLLWLRYFRYGPLEWLWRVLTYGKRYPLRVDRSER, translated from the coding sequence ATGAGTGGCGAGACCCGGCCAACGCCGCCATCCGAGCGGCTCGTGAGTCTCGACGCGTTGCGAGGATTCGCGCTGCTCGGCATTCTGGTCGTCAACAGCTGGGTGTTCGCGATGCCGGAAGCGACGCTGGCAAATCCGACGGTGTACGGTGACTTCACGGGCGTGAACTACTGGGCCTGGTTCGTCGGTCACGTGTTTGCCCAGCAGAAGTTCATCACGATTTTCACGCTGTTGTTCGGGGCGGGTATCATCCTCTTTCTCGAGGGAGACAAAGGAGGCTACTCGCCGGCGATGCTGTACGTTCGACGAATGGGCCTGCTCGTCGTGTTCGGTCTCGCCCACGCGTACCTGCTCTGGTACGGTGACATTCTGGTCGCATACGGGCTCTGTGCGTTCGCCGTCGTTCTCCTCCGGCCGTTACCGGCGTGGGCGCTGACGGTGACGGGGATCGCTCTGGTTGCCGTTCCATCCCTCGTCGAAGGGGTGGCAGGGCTCGTCGTCGATCCGGCGACGATCGCGAGTAGCTGGCAGCCCGCACCCGAAACCCTACAACGAGAAGTGGCGGCCTATCAGGGGAGCTGGGCCGACCAACTCGAGCATCGGGTTCCGACCGCTTTTCAGCGACAGACGACGGGATTACTCAGCTACACGGGCTTGCGGGTGAGCGGAACCATGCTCCTTGGAATGGCACTGTACAGGTGGGGCGTGTTGACCAACAGGCGTTCCTCGCGATTTTACGGCTGGCTCGTACTCGGCGGCGCCAGCGTTGGCCTCGCGACTATCCTCACAGGCGTCTGGTACATCGAAGCCGCGAACTGGGCTCCCGAAGCGGCGCTGTTCTGGCGCCAGTTCAACTACTGGGGCAGTTTCGCACTCGCCGGTGCCTACGTCGGGGGCGTGATGCTGTACAGTCGATGGCGTCCCAAGGGCCCTCTCACTCGAGCGCTCGCTGCCGTCGGCCGGACGGCTTTCAGTAACTACATTCTCCAGACGGTGCTTGCAACGGCGATCTTCTACGGACACGGCCTCGGTCTGTTCGGACAGGTCTCGCGCGTCGAGATTCTCGGCGTTGTCGTCGCTATCTGGCTGGTACAGGTCGCTGCCTCACTCCTGTGGCTGCGGTATTTCCGATACGGCCCGCTCGAGTGGCTCTGGCGGGTACTCACGTACGGAAAACGGTATCCGCTACGGGTGGACCGAAGCGAGCGGTGA
- a CDS encoding DUF5802 family protein, with product MFEVFSRSYYLGRLYVTPADGEHARMHRTQHERINEAVYATGDGIERLDTPLVMKLESGHFPVHGDDAVPANTLAVPESMLEGTRIRNPPALREVFLARKERAKQLLGLGGGHPQTLSTGTMGNDDDGTNWTGT from the coding sequence ATGTTCGAGGTCTTCTCGCGGAGCTACTATCTCGGCCGTCTCTACGTGACGCCAGCCGACGGCGAGCACGCCCGAATGCACCGAACCCAGCACGAACGAATCAACGAAGCCGTCTACGCAACCGGCGACGGTATCGAACGACTCGACACCCCACTCGTCATGAAACTCGAGTCCGGCCACTTCCCGGTCCACGGCGACGACGCGGTCCCTGCAAACACCCTGGCCGTCCCGGAGTCGATGCTCGAGGGAACACGAATCCGGAACCCGCCCGCCCTCCGCGAAGTGTTTTTGGCCCGTAAAGAGCGCGCAAAACAGTTGCTCGGCCTGGGTGGTGGCCATCCACAGACGCTCTCGACTGGGACGATGGGCAACGACGACGACGGGACCAACTGGACCGGGACATAA
- the truA gene encoding tRNA pseudouridine(38-40) synthase TruA: MRAYRVAYDGTDYAGFQRQPDVETVEDALFDALRALEVLEPGERKPAGYAAAGRTDAGVSAVAQTIAFEAPDWLTPRALNSRLPADVRAWASVDVPEGFHATHHATRRTYTYHLYAPRDGGFVPGIESERIAENDRTRLDDSRFRDALETLSGPHDFANLTPDDDGTERAPTLEATRDGPFLVVRVSAGGFARELVRQLIAVARDVATGVLSYEGLERALDPEPLPGHEGIAPEPPEPLVLSAVEYGDHDLEFEIDERAATGARATLERRRIERLVGARVAEQIRDGIDE, from the coding sequence ATGCGAGCCTATCGAGTGGCCTACGATGGGACCGACTACGCCGGCTTCCAGCGCCAACCCGACGTCGAAACCGTCGAGGACGCGCTCTTCGACGCGCTCCGTGCGCTCGAGGTCCTCGAACCCGGCGAGCGAAAGCCGGCGGGCTACGCCGCCGCCGGACGGACCGACGCCGGCGTCTCAGCCGTGGCACAGACGATAGCCTTCGAGGCCCCGGACTGGCTCACGCCTCGAGCCCTGAACTCACGACTCCCCGCCGACGTGCGAGCCTGGGCCAGTGTCGACGTTCCCGAGGGCTTCCACGCGACCCATCACGCCACTCGACGGACCTACACCTATCATCTGTATGCGCCTCGAGACGGTGGGTTCGTCCCGGGGATCGAATCTGAACGGATCGCTGAAAACGACCGCACACGCTTGGACGACAGCCGCTTTCGAGATGCACTCGAGACGCTCTCCGGCCCGCACGATTTCGCGAATCTGACGCCAGACGACGACGGGACCGAACGCGCCCCGACCCTCGAGGCAACCCGCGATGGCCCGTTTCTCGTCGTCAGGGTCAGTGCCGGCGGCTTCGCCCGCGAACTCGTGCGGCAACTGATCGCCGTCGCCCGAGACGTCGCCACCGGCGTCCTGTCGTACGAGGGTCTCGAGCGAGCGCTCGACCCCGAGCCACTGCCCGGTCACGAGGGGATCGCCCCGGAACCACCCGAGCCGCTGGTCCTCTCTGCCGTCGAATACGGCGATCACGACCTCGAGTTCGAAATCGACGAGCGAGCCGCGACCGGCGCCAGGGCGACGCTCGAGCGGCGGCGAATCGAGCGACTGGTCGGCGCTCGAGTAGCCGAACAGATCCGAGATGGTATAGACGAGTGA
- a CDS encoding dipeptide epimerase, with protein MSLETAFERVTMPLEFPFTIARGTATEAENVIVKIEDDEGNVGIGGAGPSSHYGETAATVEAVLPDLLAVVEDVGDPHELETIERRLCGTVERNPAARCAVSIALHDLVAKRLEVPLYRYWGLDPAETVESSYTIGIDDTETMREKTELALERGYGTLKVKLGTNRDLEIIETIRDVAPDVRLYVDANEAWTPREAVTKIDRLAAYDLEFVEQPVPAEQPEGLQYVYERAALPIAADESCLTAADVPQIADRCDIANLKLMKCGGLREAIRLIHTARAHGLQVMCGCMSESNASIAAAAHLAPLLDYADLDGSLLLAEDPYDGVPMPGGVIDLENLERVGTGVRER; from the coding sequence ATGAGTCTCGAGACTGCCTTCGAGCGCGTGACGATGCCCCTCGAGTTCCCGTTCACGATCGCTCGCGGGACGGCGACCGAAGCCGAGAACGTTATCGTCAAAATCGAAGACGACGAGGGGAACGTCGGCATCGGCGGGGCCGGTCCGTCATCGCACTACGGCGAGACTGCGGCGACGGTCGAGGCCGTCTTGCCGGACCTGCTCGCGGTCGTCGAAGACGTCGGCGACCCACACGAACTCGAGACCATCGAACGGCGATTGTGCGGGACGGTCGAGCGAAATCCGGCTGCCCGCTGTGCGGTGAGTATCGCGCTTCACGACCTGGTCGCAAAACGACTCGAGGTACCGCTGTATCGCTACTGGGGACTCGACCCCGCCGAGACGGTCGAGAGTTCCTACACCATCGGCATCGACGACACCGAGACCATGCGCGAGAAGACCGAACTCGCCCTCGAACGCGGCTACGGTACCCTGAAGGTCAAACTCGGCACCAACCGCGACCTCGAGATTATCGAGACGATTCGTGACGTAGCCCCCGACGTTCGCCTCTACGTCGACGCGAACGAGGCCTGGACGCCGCGGGAAGCCGTCACCAAAATCGACCGACTGGCAGCGTACGACCTCGAGTTCGTCGAACAGCCGGTTCCCGCGGAACAGCCCGAGGGCCTCCAATACGTCTACGAACGGGCGGCGCTGCCGATTGCAGCCGACGAGTCCTGTCTGACGGCGGCCGACGTGCCACAGATCGCCGACCGATGTGACATCGCTAACCTCAAACTCATGAAGTGTGGCGGCCTTCGTGAGGCAATTCGACTGATTCACACTGCCCGTGCACACGGCCTCCAGGTCATGTGTGGCTGTATGTCCGAGTCGAACGCCTCGATTGCCGCCGCTGCCCACCTCGCGCCGTTGCTCGATTACGCCGACCTCGACGGGTCGCTGTTGCTCGCCGAGGACCCATACGACGGCGTTCCCATGCCGGGCGGCGTGATCGACCTCGAGAATCTCGAACGGGTCGGGACCGGCGTCAGAGAGCGATAA
- a CDS encoding GNAT family N-acetyltransferase, with product MANQHSTNGTYEVPSDSDIEIRQATLEDEPGVRELTSQIWTDRGGDYLQRVYPDWIEGPDDDHKRTFLADAGDEVAGIVQAVMLSADEAWFQGMRVGNEYRRQGLSRRLNEACFDWTREQGATVGRLMIFSWNAAALGASRSAGYGPSTEFRWAHPTPDADTSIPDPVATSGNAARAWRYWTTSEAREHLRGLALDPDESWALRELARADLERFVDESTVFTVDRPDGVAGMSYRNRTYERETDDGETELWAEYGVSAWEDTEAARSLFGAISRDAAALEADQTRVLIPETVRWISDASLAAGHISEHPDFVLGIDLTGGAPAPRRKD from the coding sequence GTGGCGAACCAACACTCCACGAACGGGACGTACGAGGTCCCCTCCGACAGCGATATCGAGATCCGGCAGGCAACGCTCGAGGACGAACCGGGCGTCAGGGAGCTAACCAGCCAGATCTGGACCGATCGGGGTGGCGATTACCTCCAGCGCGTCTATCCCGACTGGATCGAGGGGCCCGACGACGACCACAAACGGACCTTTCTGGCCGACGCTGGCGACGAGGTCGCCGGTATCGTGCAGGCGGTCATGCTCTCGGCGGACGAGGCGTGGTTCCAGGGGATGCGCGTCGGTAACGAGTATCGACGACAGGGGCTGAGCCGCCGGCTCAACGAGGCCTGTTTCGACTGGACTCGCGAGCAGGGGGCGACCGTCGGCCGACTGATGATCTTCTCGTGGAACGCCGCAGCCCTGGGGGCTTCACGCTCGGCCGGCTACGGCCCGAGTACGGAGTTCCGATGGGCACATCCGACGCCCGACGCCGACACTTCGATTCCGGATCCGGTCGCCACGTCGGGAAACGCTGCCCGTGCCTGGCGCTACTGGACGACGAGCGAGGCTCGCGAACACCTCCGCGGGCTGGCGCTCGACCCGGACGAATCCTGGGCGCTGCGTGAACTCGCTCGAGCCGACCTCGAGCGATTCGTCGACGAGTCGACGGTGTTCACCGTTGACCGACCCGATGGCGTGGCCGGCATGAGCTATCGGAACCGGACGTACGAGCGCGAGACCGACGACGGTGAGACCGAACTGTGGGCCGAGTACGGCGTCAGTGCCTGGGAGGACACCGAGGCCGCCCGCTCACTGTTCGGCGCGATTTCCCGCGATGCCGCTGCACTCGAGGCTGACCAAACGCGCGTCCTGATTCCGGAGACGGTCCGGTGGATCAGTGACGCCTCGCTCGCGGCCGGTCACATCTCCGAACATCCGGATTTCGTGCTCGGTATCGACCTCACGGGCGGCGCGCCAGCGCCACGACGAAAGGATTAA
- a CDS encoding DUF456 domain-containing protein, which translates to MSERSDEVTKDTDSDGRESKSTDELLAETERLLEDVSGEPPASGPESHAQSAADTGSTTDTEPPADTDTESESWFDFSPGSASSDGDSSPAMDERTTVDPDRDSSSGRLSSFRRRLSPGKYLSPKALLAVLLTLTAGMLVGGTVLPFSGIGRVIGLALAAFTVGLVTSKRRYLELSAAGVGVGVLGALLDFGILLPTDAGQTILAVGAGAGLLASVVGYYFGRDLRDGLSRDIE; encoded by the coding sequence ATGAGCGAGCGCTCGGACGAGGTGACGAAAGACACCGATAGCGACGGGCGCGAGTCCAAGTCGACTGACGAGCTACTGGCGGAAACCGAACGCCTGCTCGAGGACGTCTCCGGGGAGCCACCGGCATCCGGTCCGGAAAGCCATGCGCAGTCGGCGGCCGACACCGGTTCAACGACCGACACTGAACCGCCGGCAGACACGGATACCGAATCCGAGTCGTGGTTCGATTTTTCCCCGGGTAGTGCCTCGAGCGATGGCGACTCGTCGCCAGCCATGGACGAGCGAACGACGGTTGATCCGGACCGTGACTCGAGTTCGGGCCGGTTGTCGTCGTTTCGCCGCCGCCTCTCGCCTGGAAAGTATCTCTCGCCGAAGGCACTGCTGGCCGTCCTCCTCACACTCACTGCCGGAATGCTGGTCGGTGGGACCGTCCTGCCGTTTTCGGGCATTGGGCGCGTCATCGGGCTCGCTCTGGCCGCGTTCACCGTCGGTCTGGTGACGAGTAAGCGTCGGTATCTCGAGCTCTCGGCCGCTGGCGTCGGCGTCGGCGTCCTGGGTGCCCTGCTCGATTTCGGAATTCTGTTGCCCACCGACGCCGGTCAAACCATCCTCGCAGTCGGTGCCGGCGCTGGCTTGCTTGCGAGCGTCGTCGGTTACTACTTCGGACGCGACCTTCGGGACGGGCTCTCTCGAGATATCGAATGA
- a CDS encoding NAD-binding protein yields MVGERVVEQLPENWRWVVTTRAAVLLSLAVALLSVATGIVNIEQPHADFGPFVGYVPEVVQQTVGFTGALTGFLMLASALALRRGLRAGWYATVLLMPVTAIQGLLQASPYSIPLVVLSLISLPTLLITHRQFSRSIQLSTTQLAAGGALVGVQAYGTFGAFALQEDFDGIDHILDAFYFTLITSSTVGYGDIGPTSPQAQLFTMSVVVLGVASFGIAIGALVGPAIQARITKTLGKMTDSQLELLENHVLVLGYGELTEPIIDELGRSDVPFAVVTKKRDVAADLNERGFTTIVGNPSDEAPLERAHIERANAVVVATNNDAEDALAVLTARELAPEVRIVTAVTDRENQAKLERAGADAVLSPAVIGGSLLVRSAMGGDDSALIERILEQEN; encoded by the coding sequence ATGGTCGGCGAACGCGTGGTCGAGCAGTTGCCAGAAAACTGGCGGTGGGTGGTGACGACCCGAGCGGCGGTTTTACTCTCGCTCGCTGTCGCGTTGTTGTCGGTTGCGACGGGTATCGTCAATATCGAGCAGCCACACGCCGATTTCGGCCCGTTCGTGGGATACGTTCCGGAAGTCGTCCAGCAGACGGTCGGCTTCACGGGAGCGCTCACGGGCTTTCTCATGCTCGCCAGCGCGCTGGCCTTGCGCCGAGGACTCCGTGCGGGCTGGTATGCGACCGTCCTCCTGATGCCGGTGACGGCGATTCAGGGCCTGTTGCAGGCGAGTCCGTACTCGATTCCGCTCGTCGTCCTCTCGCTGATTTCGTTGCCGACGCTGCTGATTACTCACCGACAGTTCTCCCGATCGATACAGCTGTCGACGACCCAGCTAGCTGCCGGGGGTGCCCTGGTCGGCGTTCAGGCCTACGGCACTTTCGGCGCGTTCGCCCTGCAAGAAGATTTCGACGGCATCGATCACATTCTGGATGCGTTTTACTTCACCCTTATCACCTCGAGCACCGTCGGTTACGGCGATATCGGTCCCACGTCGCCCCAGGCACAGCTGTTTACGATGTCGGTCGTCGTGTTGGGCGTGGCAAGTTTCGGTATCGCCATCGGGGCACTGGTCGGGCCGGCGATTCAGGCCAGAATTACGAAGACACTCGGAAAAATGACAGACTCACAGTTAGAACTCCTCGAAAATCACGTCCTCGTCCTCGGTTACGGCGAGTTGACCGAACCGATCATCGACGAACTGGGCCGCAGCGACGTCCCGTTCGCGGTCGTCACGAAAAAACGCGACGTCGCAGCCGACCTGAACGAGCGCGGGTTCACGACCATCGTCGGCAATCCGAGCGACGAAGCCCCGCTCGAGCGAGCCCACATCGAGCGGGCGAACGCGGTCGTCGTCGCGACGAACAACGACGCCGAAGACGCGCTGGCGGTGTTGACCGCCCGCGAACTCGCCCCCGAGGTTCGAATCGTCACTGCAGTAACTGACCGGGAAAACCAGGCCAAACTCGAGCGCGCCGGCGCGGATGCCGTCCTGAGCCCGGCCGTCATCGGCGGGAGTTTGCTCGTCCGGTCGGCGATGGGTGGTGACGACTCGGCGTTAATCGAACGAATCCTCGAACAGGAAAACTGA
- a CDS encoding Vms1/Ankzf1 family peptidyl-tRNA hydrolase: MLDKLLGRAALKSRLAELEDENERLRKRYEAESERRSDAVTDKQEAEREQNKLEDRIAQLEGELDRLQEQSREGTGGSTLEFRCRERMGLVETEGALERLESVRTEPEGALTTLAGSDHPRPDALESVLGERASLVADLEPCVVCADDMGLVSVALVPPVEPELEASAVWDDRFRLEPRWFLPRGRFTLALVRADLFALGVYEADERVEFHGFESDVKGSHSKGGFSQGRFERIRDGQIADHLERARDALTEGVEGPLYLVGQREAIDRLAEKSGIDPTETATVDATGKPREALEDAYSDFFTTELLVL, encoded by the coding sequence ATGCTCGACAAACTGCTCGGGCGAGCCGCCCTCAAATCGCGTCTCGCAGAACTCGAGGACGAAAACGAGCGGCTGCGAAAACGGTACGAGGCTGAATCCGAGCGTCGGTCGGACGCGGTCACCGACAAACAGGAAGCCGAACGAGAGCAGAACAAACTCGAAGATCGAATCGCCCAACTCGAGGGCGAACTCGATCGACTGCAAGAGCAGTCACGCGAGGGCACGGGAGGGTCGACCCTCGAGTTCCGCTGCCGCGAGCGCATGGGCCTCGTCGAAACCGAGGGGGCGCTCGAGCGGCTCGAATCGGTTCGGACGGAACCCGAAGGAGCGTTGACGACACTCGCCGGCAGCGACCATCCGCGCCCCGACGCCCTCGAGTCAGTGCTGGGCGAGCGAGCCTCGCTGGTAGCTGACCTCGAACCCTGTGTCGTCTGTGCCGACGACATGGGACTCGTCTCCGTGGCGCTGGTCCCGCCGGTCGAACCCGAACTCGAGGCGTCGGCCGTCTGGGACGACCGGTTCCGCCTCGAGCCGCGCTGGTTTCTGCCACGCGGTCGCTTCACGCTCGCGCTCGTTCGCGCCGACCTGTTCGCCCTCGGGGTCTACGAAGCCGACGAGCGCGTCGAGTTTCACGGCTTCGAGAGCGACGTCAAAGGGAGCCACTCCAAGGGTGGGTTCTCCCAGGGTCGGTTCGAACGAATCCGCGACGGCCAGATCGCCGACCACCTCGAGCGAGCGCGCGACGCACTCACCGAGGGAGTCGAGGGGCCGCTGTATCTGGTTGGCCAGCGCGAGGCGATCGACCGACTGGCCGAGAAAAGCGGTATCGACCCGACCGAGACGGCAACCGTCGATGCGACGGGGAAACCGCGGGAGGCGCTCGAGGACGCCTACAGCGACTTCTTCACGACGGAGTTACTCGTGTTGTGA
- a CDS encoding ArsR/SmtB family transcription factor: MDSAGLLDLLGNENRRRILRLLSRKPCYVTEISEYLGVSPKAVIGHLRKLEDAGLIESRVDDQRRKYFHIARNVRLEVNVSPYGFASKSAYPANNSFDITSCRHLSLDITLDEDADLETLLGTLEELEQVENELSLAQRWVQGRLCDVLDHISESVGNGAESRVHADLLASIRSEPKGIGALSRDVGVPREVVADLLEVLADEGVVRRTARGWELTD; this comes from the coding sequence ATGGACTCTGCAGGGTTGTTGGACCTCCTCGGCAACGAGAACCGACGGCGGATTCTCCGTCTGCTGTCGCGCAAACCCTGTTACGTAACTGAAATTTCTGAATACCTGGGCGTGAGCCCCAAGGCCGTCATCGGCCACCTTCGCAAACTCGAGGACGCCGGACTGATCGAGAGCCGTGTCGACGACCAGCGCCGGAAGTACTTTCATATCGCTCGCAACGTCCGCCTCGAGGTAAACGTCTCGCCGTACGGCTTCGCGAGCAAGAGCGCCTACCCGGCGAACAACTCCTTCGATATTACCAGCTGTCGGCACCTCTCGCTCGATATCACCCTCGACGAGGATGCCGACCTGGAGACTCTGCTCGGAACCCTCGAGGAACTCGAACAGGTCGAAAACGAACTCTCACTGGCCCAGCGCTGGGTACAGGGTCGTCTGTGTGACGTCCTCGACCACATCTCTGAGTCGGTCGGCAACGGAGCGGAGAGCCGCGTTCACGCCGATCTGTTAGCGAGCATTCGCTCGGAACCGAAAGGGATCGGTGCGCTCAGTCGAGACGTTGGCGTCCCCCGAGAGGTGGTCGCCGACCTGCTCGAGGTGCTGGCAGACGAGGGCGTCGTCCGGCGAACAGCCCGGGGCTGGGAACTGACTGATTAA
- the gatD gene encoding Glu-tRNA(Gln) amidotransferase subunit GatD, giving the protein MTQTPAPGDRVRVERADRTYEGVLLPSSTERQLVIKLEGGYNVGIDREQASLEVLETDVYDVETAQAEDSASEVEFDDSLPTISLISTGGTIASTVDYRTGAVTAQFDAEDVLRAVPDLAGRANYRGRVVANILSENMEPVIWQDLARAVAEEIEAGADGVVVMHGTDTMQYSASALAFMLETPVPIVFTGSQRSADRPSSDNVMNAVSAVEAAKSDCAEVLVCMHATESDTTCALHRGTRVRKNHTSRRDAFETVGAQPLGAVDYDDESVTFHGEYRERGAADLAVTEALEEDVELLKFTPGMDPAFFDVVEGSAGLIIEGTGLGHVHTDLIPKIESLIDDGTTVVMTSQCLEGRVCDRVYDTGRDLLEAGVIEGEDMLPGTAKVKLMWALANADDTEEAIRTSLAGEIQERSVPWTAGR; this is encoded by the coding sequence ATGACACAGACCCCAGCCCCAGGCGACCGCGTCCGCGTCGAGCGCGCGGACCGGACCTACGAAGGCGTGTTGCTCCCCTCCAGTACGGAGCGCCAGCTCGTCATCAAACTCGAGGGTGGCTACAACGTCGGCATCGACCGCGAGCAAGCTTCCCTCGAGGTGCTCGAGACGGACGTCTACGACGTGGAAACGGCCCAGGCCGAAGACAGCGCCTCCGAAGTCGAGTTCGACGACTCGCTGCCCACGATCTCGCTCATTTCGACCGGCGGCACCATCGCGTCGACGGTCGACTACCGAACGGGTGCGGTGACGGCACAGTTCGACGCCGAGGACGTGTTGCGTGCGGTGCCTGACCTCGCGGGTCGGGCGAACTACCGCGGCCGGGTCGTCGCAAACATACTGTCCGAGAATATGGAACCCGTTATCTGGCAGGATCTCGCTCGCGCCGTCGCCGAGGAGATCGAAGCCGGTGCCGACGGCGTCGTCGTCATGCACGGCACCGACACGATGCAGTACTCGGCGTCGGCGCTGGCGTTCATGCTCGAGACGCCGGTCCCCATCGTGTTCACGGGGAGCCAGCGCTCGGCGGACCGGCCGTCTTCGGACAACGTGATGAACGCGGTTTCGGCCGTCGAGGCGGCCAAAAGCGACTGCGCGGAGGTACTGGTCTGTATGCACGCGACCGAGAGCGACACGACGTGTGCGCTTCACCGGGGCACGCGCGTCCGCAAGAACCACACCTCGCGACGGGACGCGTTCGAGACTGTCGGTGCCCAGCCCCTCGGCGCGGTCGATTACGACGACGAGTCGGTCACCTTCCATGGCGAGTACCGCGAGCGGGGCGCGGCCGATCTCGCCGTCACCGAGGCACTCGAGGAGGACGTGGAACTGCTCAAGTTCACTCCCGGGATGGACCCGGCGTTTTTCGACGTCGTCGAGGGGTCGGCCGGACTGATCATCGAGGGAACGGGACTCGGTCACGTCCACACCGATCTGATTCCGAAAATCGAGTCGCTGATCGACGACGGGACGACGGTCGTCATGACCAGCCAGTGTCTCGAGGGCCGGGTCTGTGACCGGGTGTACGACACCGGGCGGGACCTGCTCGAGGCCGGCGTCATCGAGGGCGAGGACATGCTGCCCGGAACGGCGAAAGTCAAACTGATGTGGGCGCTCGCCAACGCCGACGATACCGAGGAAGCGATTCGAACGTCACTGGCGGGTGAGATTCAAGAACGGTCCGTGCCGTGGACCGCTGGTCGGTGA